One Rhizobium sp. NRK18 genomic window carries:
- a CDS encoding SH3 domain-containing protein, translating into MKMQFLALALGAGLLTPAVAEAATGYATADVNLRGGPGTNYPVIDVIPDNARVTIYGCIRGRSWCDVGFAGARGWMSENYLQANYGNRRIPLAAPAYRSLGIPGITFSFGSYWNRHYRDRSFYHNRHHWDPRHHDGRRHHDGRHRDDRRRKWWRDHH; encoded by the coding sequence ATGAAAATGCAATTCTTGGCTCTGGCACTCGGTGCAGGCCTGCTGACGCCGGCGGTGGCTGAGGCCGCTACCGGCTATGCGACGGCGGATGTGAATCTGCGCGGCGGACCCGGAACCAATTACCCGGTGATCGATGTCATCCCGGACAACGCCCGCGTCACCATTTACGGCTGCATTCGCGGCAGAAGCTGGTGCGATGTCGGGTTTGCTGGCGCACGCGGCTGGATGTCCGAAAACTACCTTCAGGCCAATTATGGAAATCGCCGCATTCCGCTGGCGGCGCCGGCCTACAGGTCCCTCGGAATCCCCGGGATAACCTTCTCGTTCGGAAGTTACTGGAACCGTCATTATCGCGACCGTTCCTTCTATCACAATCGCCATCACTGGGACCCGCGTCACCACGACGGTCGACGCCACCACGACGGCAGACATCGGGACGACCGCCGCCGCAAATGGT